A DNA window from Acidimicrobiales bacterium contains the following coding sequences:
- a CDS encoding ATP-binding cassette domain-containing protein — MAEAGVIHTEALTKVYAGTDFRAVDELDLTVAPGEIFGLLGPNGAGKTTTAGMLTTRVVPTSGRAWVGGIDVVAHPTLAKQILGIVSQENTLDRQLSVWENLYFHGRLFGIGARRSRQAADELLEQFQLSKWAKTTVYALSGGMAQRLMVARSILHRPAVLFLDEPTAGLDPQSRLALWEVLRTLNAEGQTILLTTHYMEEADQLCARVAIMDHGKILALDTPAQLKRTVGADTIVTVKATGDYDTLSAVLRDLDGVTRTRQIDNGVEVHVTVSDRIVPRVVNVVEDAGLEVVDLSVAEPSLETVFINLTGKDLRD; from the coding sequence GTGGCCGAAGCCGGCGTCATCCACACCGAGGCCCTGACCAAGGTGTATGCGGGCACCGACTTCAGGGCCGTCGACGAGCTCGACCTGACCGTCGCCCCCGGCGAGATCTTCGGCTTGCTCGGGCCCAACGGCGCCGGCAAGACCACCACGGCGGGCATGCTCACCACCCGCGTCGTCCCCACGTCGGGGAGGGCCTGGGTGGGCGGCATCGACGTGGTGGCGCACCCGACGCTCGCCAAGCAGATCCTCGGGATCGTGAGCCAGGAGAACACGCTGGACCGTCAGCTGTCGGTGTGGGAGAACCTGTACTTCCACGGCCGCCTCTTCGGCATCGGCGCCCGCCGGTCCCGCCAGGCGGCCGACGAGCTGCTCGAGCAATTCCAGCTCTCCAAATGGGCGAAGACCACCGTCTACGCCCTGTCGGGCGGGATGGCACAGCGGCTGATGGTGGCGCGGTCGATCCTCCACCGGCCGGCGGTGCTGTTCCTCGACGAGCCCACCGCCGGCCTCGACCCCCAGAGCCGCCTGGCCCTGTGGGAGGTGCTGCGCACGCTCAACGCCGAGGGCCAGACCATCCTCCTCACGACGCACTACATGGAGGAGGCCGACCAGCTGTGCGCGCGGGTGGCGATCATGGACCACGGCAAGATCCTCGCTCTCGACACCCCGGCCCAGCTGAAGCGCACCGTGGGAGCCGACACCATCGTGACGGTCAAGGCCACCGGGGACTACGACACGCTCTCCGCCGTGCTGCGGGACCTCGACGGGGTCACCCGCACGCGCCAGATCGACAACGGCGTCGAGGTCCACGTGACGGTGTCGGACCGGATCGTGCCCAGGGTCGTCAACGTGGTGGAGGACGCCGGGCTCGAGGTCGTCGACCTGTCGGTCGCCGAGCCGAGCCTCGAGACGGTCTTCATCAACCTCACCGGAAAGGACCTGCGCGACTGA
- a CDS encoding response regulator transcription factor yields MRVLIVEDETKIAAAVRRGLEAEGFTVEVALTGTDGLWMATENSYDAIVLDILLPGINGYEVCRNIREAGDWTPILMLTAKSGDYDQAEALDTGADDYLTKPFSFVVLLARLRALLRRRGHSEPVVYAAGDVRLDPVTHRCARGEVEVALTAREFSVLEFLMRRAGEIVTKAEILDNVWDFAFDGDPNIVEVYIRHLRRKLEEPFDRGLIQTIRGAGYRLDRNGG; encoded by the coding sequence GTGCGGGTGCTCATTGTCGAAGACGAGACAAAGATCGCGGCGGCGGTGCGCCGCGGCCTGGAAGCCGAGGGCTTCACCGTCGAGGTTGCCCTCACGGGGACCGACGGGCTGTGGATGGCGACGGAGAACTCCTACGACGCCATCGTGCTCGACATCTTGTTGCCGGGGATAAACGGGTACGAGGTGTGCAGGAATATCAGGGAAGCGGGTGACTGGACACCGATCCTGATGCTCACCGCCAAGAGCGGCGACTATGACCAGGCAGAGGCGCTCGACACCGGCGCGGACGACTACCTGACCAAGCCGTTCTCCTTCGTGGTGCTCCTAGCCCGCCTCCGCGCCCTGCTTCGCCGGCGTGGGCACTCGGAACCGGTGGTGTACGCGGCGGGCGACGTCAGGCTCGATCCGGTCACCCACCGCTGTGCGCGCGGGGAGGTCGAAGTGGCGCTCACGGCGCGAGAGTTCTCCGTGCTGGAATTCCTGATGCGACGGGCCGGCGAGATCGTCACGAAGGCGGAGATTCTCGACAACGTGTGGGACTTCGCATTCGATGGCGACCCCAACATCGTCGAAGTCTATATCCGCCACTTGCGTAGAAAGCTCGAGGAGCCGTTCGATCGTGGCCTCATCCAGACGATTCGCGGCGCGGGCTACCGACTCGACCGCAACGGAGGTTGA
- a CDS encoding HAMP domain-containing sensor histidine kinase, producing the protein MRGFASVRVRITLAAVIVVALALAAGGAWVVNAHRVSLIDNIETAARLRARDVATTVADGTPTSPLAVTPGDESAVQVVDVRGNVIAASSNIEGQPRISTLQPGPSGFASRMVARLPVGDSSFLVVALRVATPSGTYIVYVAGSLNIVGASTNSLARLLLIGLPVLLLFVAGTTWVVSGRALRPVEAIRQQVEVIGAEDLHQRVPEPNRVDEIGRLARTMNAMLGRLDDANERQRRFIADASHEIRSPLTGIRARLEVDLAHPSGADWQATEQDVLDDAIRLQHLVDDLLVLAASDASSSGVSAREPIDLDEIVMTEARRLRSRSSHRIDTAGVSGAQFLGDADALTRAVRNLLDNAARHAQSKVTITLTESDTTVTLIVADDGPGIPPDQRLRIFERFARLDDGRARDLGGTGLGLAITHDVVVSHGGRIDVDNAPGARFTVSFPLAV; encoded by the coding sequence GTGCGCGGATTCGCGTCCGTTCGGGTCCGTATAACCCTGGCTGCGGTCATCGTCGTGGCGCTTGCCCTCGCGGCTGGTGGGGCCTGGGTGGTCAACGCTCACCGCGTCTCGCTGATCGACAACATCGAGACGGCGGCACGACTGCGGGCTCGTGACGTCGCCACGACTGTTGCCGACGGAACCCCGACTTCCCCACTGGCCGTGACGCCGGGCGACGAAAGCGCGGTCCAGGTGGTTGATGTGCGCGGGAATGTGATCGCCGCATCATCGAATATCGAAGGTCAGCCGCGCATCAGCACGCTGCAACCCGGTCCTTCGGGCTTCGCCTCCCGCATGGTCGCCCGTCTGCCCGTCGGGGATTCCTCGTTCCTCGTCGTGGCGCTCCGGGTAGCCACACCGAGCGGCACCTACATCGTGTACGTGGCGGGGAGCCTCAATATCGTGGGCGCCAGCACGAACAGTCTCGCCCGGCTCCTGCTCATTGGGCTGCCGGTCCTGCTGCTATTCGTGGCCGGGACGACCTGGGTGGTGAGCGGCAGGGCGCTCCGGCCGGTGGAAGCGATCCGCCAACAGGTCGAGGTCATCGGGGCCGAAGACCTCCACCAACGTGTCCCGGAGCCGAACAGGGTCGATGAGATTGGTCGTCTGGCGCGCACTATGAACGCCATGCTCGGTCGGCTCGACGATGCGAACGAGCGCCAACGTCGATTCATCGCCGACGCGAGCCACGAGATCCGCAGCCCGCTGACGGGCATACGAGCCCGGCTCGAAGTCGATCTGGCGCATCCTAGCGGTGCTGACTGGCAGGCAACCGAGCAAGATGTGCTGGACGACGCGATCCGGCTGCAGCATCTGGTGGATGACCTGCTCGTCCTCGCCGCGTCGGACGCCTCGTCGTCAGGCGTATCTGCCCGCGAGCCGATCGACCTCGATGAGATCGTGATGACCGAAGCGCGGAGGCTACGCAGCCGCTCATCTCATCGTATCGACACCGCCGGTGTCTCGGGCGCGCAGTTCCTCGGCGATGCCGACGCGTTAACTCGAGCGGTACGGAACCTCCTCGACAATGCCGCGCGGCACGCACAGTCAAAAGTGACCATAACCCTGACCGAGTCCGACACAACGGTTACGCTCATCGTCGCCGATGACGGTCCCGGGATCCCGCCTGATCAACGCCTGCGGATCTTTGAACGGTTTGCTCGCCTTGACGACGGTCGGGCCCGCGATCTCGGTGGCACTGGGCTTGGCCTGGCTATTACCCACGACGTCGTGGTGTCACACGGCGGTCGGATCGACGTCGACAACGCGCCCGGAGCACGTTTCACGGTTTCCTTCCCACTTGCCGTTTGA